In one Nicotiana sylvestris chromosome 8, ASM39365v2, whole genome shotgun sequence genomic region, the following are encoded:
- the LOC104237032 gene encoding uncharacterized protein, whose translation MDENEAAEGDGFGDRVGAPTEQFHRNEAISAVADDGFLVEEDDDDYEDLYNDVNIGENFLQSARKNEDLGFKKEAELVAPPPESSRAALPVAVGEVKVEKEENVVSRVSGGADGFRDLGFRGNELGGRDPVKVESCDLVKVESCDPSGKVADLEQNGGDNVVNRGVIQRPNAAGVGGLGNVGNVENSGNDNLVRHGMVNGNSTGNNVGGVGVLGGGPSGGGGGGGGTVLFVGDLHWWTTDAELEAELSKYGTVKEVKFFDEKASGKSKGYCQAEFHEPAAATACKEGMNGHVFNGRACVVAFASPFTVKRMGEAQMNRNQQTAQAAPMNSQARRGPGDTAVKTGLNNNNATGGNFQGGGDNNRNFGRGNWGRGGPQGMGNRGPVGPMRNRPGGGIVGRGFMGNGGSGFGQGMGAGPPMMHPQTMMGQGFDPAFGGPMGRMGGYGGFPGAPNPPFSGMLPSFPPVGGGVGLPGVAPHVNPAFFGRGMPMNGMGMMPRACMEGPNMGMWSEPNMGGGWAGDEHGYRAGESSYGEEALSDHQYGEENRDRGAWPSNKEKDRGSERDWSGSSDRRHRDDREPSYERDKARDKNTGHDDDWQEERRHQDDRDVGRESVRERDRDHSRTRSRDRDRDLEKDRGSGRERDRHRDDRDRYGDHHRYKDREQEYDDEWDRGRSSRTHTKSRLSHEDDSRSRSRDIDYEKRRRLTSD comes from the coding sequence ATGGACGAAAATGAAGCTGCCGAAGGGGACGGGTTTGGGGATCGGGTCGGGGCTCCGACGGAGCAGTTTCACAGGAATGAAGCTATCTCAGCTGTTGCCGATGATGGGTTTCTTGTTGAAGAAGACGATGATGATTACGAAGATCTTTATAATGATGTTAATATTGGTGAAAATTTTCTTCAGTCAGCTCGTAAGAATGAGGATTTAGGGTTTAAGAAGGAGGCTGAGCTTGTTGCTCCACCGCCGGAGAGTAGCCGTGCCGCTTTGCCAGTTGCAGTTGGAGAGGTGAAAGTTGAGAAAGAAGAGAATGTAGTGTCTAGGGTTTCGGGTGGAGCTGACGGGTTTAGGGATTTAGGGTTTAGAGGGAATGAGTTGGGAGGTAGAGATCCGGTAAAGGTCGAGTCTTGTGATCTGGTAAAGGTTGAGTCTTGTGATCCGTCGGGTAAGGTAGCTGATTTAGAGCAGAATGGGGGCGATAATGTTGTGAATCGAGGGGTAATTCAACGTCCTAATGCTGCTGGTGTGGGTGGTTTAGGCAATGTTGGTAATGTTGAGAATTCTGGGAATGATAATTTGGTTAGGCACGGAATGGTGAATGGGAATTCAACAGGTAACAATGTTGGCGGAGTAGGGGTTTTGGGTGGAGGTCCCAGTGGAGGAGGAGGCGGTGGTGGAGGGACGGTTCTATTTGTTGGTGATCTGCATTGGTGGACAACAGATGCTGAGCTGGAGGCAGAGTTAAGCAAGTATGGAACTGTGAAGGAGGTTAAATTTTTCGACGAAAAAGCTAGTGGGAAGTCGAAAGGTTATTGCCAGGCTGAGTTTCATGAGCCTGCAGCCGCCACAGCTTGTAAAGAAGGGATGAATGGACATGTTTTCAATGGGCGGGCTTGTGTGGTCGCCTTTGCTTCGCCATTTACTGTGAAGAGAATGGGTGAGGCTCAGATGAACCGAAATCAGCAGACGGCTCAGGCTGCTCCTATGAATTCACAGGCGAGGCGGGGGCCTGGCGATACAGCTGTTAAAACTGGTCTTAACAACAACAATGCTACAGGTGGTAATTTTCAAGGTGGTGGGGATAATAACAGGAATTTTGGGAGAGGAAATTGGGGCAGAGGAGGTCCGCAGGGAATGGGGAATAGGGGTCCTGTTGGTCCTATGAGAAATAGGCCTGGTGGTGGCATTGTAGGAAGGGGGTTTATGGGAAATGGTGGGAGTGGATTTGGACAAGGTATGGGTGCTGGACCTCCAATGATGCATCCTCAAACAATGATGGGTCAAGGTTTTGATCCTGCTTTTGGAGGGCCTATGGGGAGAATGGGTGGTTATGGAGGATTTCCTGGTGCTCCAAATCCACCATTTTCGGGTATGTTGCCATCATTTCCACCAGTTGGAGGAGGTGTTGGTTTGCCTGGTGTAGCTCCTCATGTAAATCCTGCATTCTTTGGCAGAGGAATGCCAATGAATGGTATGGGAATGATGCCTCGTGCTTGTATGGAGGGGCCTAACATGGGTATGTGGTCTGAGCCTAACATGGGTGGTGGATGGGCGGGAGACGAGCATGGCTACAGAGCGGGAGAGTCGAGTTATGGGGAAGAAGCTTTATCTGATCATCAGTATGGAGAAGAAAACCGTGATAGAGGGGCTTGGCCTAGTAACAAAGAAAAAGATAGAGGCTCAGAACGAGATTGGTCTGGTTCTTCAGACAGAAGACATAGAGATGATAGAGAACCTTCTTATGAAAGAGATAAGGCTAGAGATAAGAATACAGGGCATGATGATGATTGGCAAGAGGAGAGGCGACACCAAGATGATAGAGACGTTGGACGAGAGAGTGTGAGAGAGAGGGATCGTGACCACAGTCGCACACGCTCTAGAGATCGTGACCGTGACCTTGAGAAGGATCGAGGTAGTGGACGGGAGCGTGACCGTCATAGGGATGATAGAGATAGATATGGTGATCATCATAGGTACAAGGACCGTGAGCAAGAATATGATGATGAATGGGACAGGGGAAGATCATCAAGGACACACACCAAATCACGATTATCGCACGAAGATGATTCACGGTCAAGGTCAAGGGATATAGATTATGAAAAGAGGCGTCGTCTGACTTCTGATTGA
- the LOC104237031 gene encoding uncharacterized protein produces MDENEAAEGDGFGDRVGAPMEEFHRNETISAVADDGFLVEEEDDDYEDLYNDVNVGENFLQSVRKNEDLGFKKEAELVAPLPESSRAALSVAVGEVKVEKEENVVSRVLDGADGFRDLGFRGNELGGRDPVKVESCDPVKVESCDPSGKVADLEQNGGDNVVNRGVIQRPNAAGVGGLGNVGNSGNDNLVRHGMVNGNSAGNNVASVGVLGGGGGGGGGTVLFVGDLHWWTTDAELEAELSKYGTVKEVKFFDEKASGKSKGYCQAEFHEPAAATACKEGMNGHVFNGRACVVAFASPFTVKRMGEAQMNRNQQTAQAAPVNSQARRAPGDTAVKTGLNNNNATGGNFQGGGDNNRNFGRGNWGRGGPQGMGNRGPVGPMRNRPGGGVVGRGFMGNGGSGFGQGMGAGPPLMHPQTMMGQGFDPAFGGPMGRMGGYGGFPGAPNPPFSGMLPSFPPVGGGVGLPGVAPHVNPAFFGRGMPMNGMGMMPRAGMEGPNMGMWSEPNMGGGWAGDEHGYRAGESSYGEEAVSDHQYGEESRDRGAWPSNKEKDRGSERNWSGSSDRRHRDDREPSYERDKARDKNTGHDDDWQEERRHQDDRDVGRESVRERDRDHSRTRSRDRDRDLEKDRGSGRERDRHRDDRDRYGDHHRYKDREQEYDDEWDRGRSSRRHTKSRLPQEDDSRSRSRDLDYEKRRRLTTD; encoded by the coding sequence ATGGACGAGAATGAAGCTGCCGAAGGGGACGGGTTTGGGGATCGGGTCGGGGCTCCGATGGAGGAGTTCCACAGGAATGAAACTATCTCCGCTGTTGCGGATGATGGGTttcttgttgaagaagaagatgatgattaTGAGGATCTTTATAACGACGTTAATGTTGGTGAAAATTTTCTTCAGTCAGTTCGTAAGAATGAAGATTTAGGGTTTAAGAAGGAGGCTGAGCTTGTTGCTCCACTGCCGGAGAGTAGCCGTGCCGCTCTGTCAGTTGCAGTTGGAGAGGTGAAAGTTGAGAAAGAAGAGAATGTAGTGTCTAGGGTTTTGGATGGAGCTGACGGGTTTAGGGATTTAGGGTTTAGAGGGAATGAGTTGGGAGGTAGAGATCCGGTAAAGGTCGAGTCTTGTGATCCGGTAAAGGTTGAGTCTTGTGATCCGTCGGGTAAGGTAGCTGATTTAGAGCAGAATGGGGGCGATAATGTTGTGAATCGAGGGGTAATTCAACGCCCTAATGCTGCTGGTGTGGGTGGTTTAGGCAATGTTGGTAATTCTGGGAATGATAATTTGGTTAGGCACGGAATGGTGAATGGGAATTCTGCGGGTAACAATGTTGCCAGTGTAGGGGTTTTGGGTGGAGGAGGAGGCGGAGGTGGAGGGACGGTTCTATTTGTTGGTGATCTGCATTGGTGGACAACAGATGCTGAGCTGGAGGCAGAGTTAAGCAAGTATGGAACTGTGAAGGAGGTTAAATTTTTCGACGAAAAAGCTAGTGGGAAGTCGAAAGGTTATTGCCAGGCTGAGTTTCATGAGCCTGCAGCCGCCACAGCTTGTAAAGAAGGGATGAATGGACATGTGTTCAATGGGCGGGCCTGTGTGGTCGCCTTTGCTTCGCCATTCACTGTGAAGAGAATGGGTGAGGCTCAGATGAATCGAAATCAGCAGACGGCTCAGGCTGCTCCTGTGAATTCACAGGCGAGACGGGCCCCTGGTGATACAGCTGTTAAAACTGGTCTTAACAACAACAATGCTACAGGTGGTAATTTTCAAGGTGGTGGGGATAATAACAGGAATTTTGGGAGAGGAAATTGGGGCAGAGGAGGTCCTCAGGGGATGGGGAATAGGGGTCCCGTTGGTCCTATGAGAAATAGGCCTGGTGGTGGCGTTGTAGGAAGGGGGTTTATGGGAAATGGTGGGAGCGGATTTGGACAAGGTATGGGTGCTGGACCTCCGCTGATGCATCCTCAAACAATGATGGGTCAAGGCTTTGATCCTGCTTTTGGAGGACCTATGGGGAGAATGGGTGGTTATGGAGGATTTCCTGGTGCTCCAAATCCACCATTTTCGGGTATGTTGCCGTCATTTCCACCAGTTGGAGGAGGTGTTGGTTTGCCTGGTGTAGCTCCTCATGTAAATCCTGCATTCTTTGGGAGAGGAATGCCAATGAATGGTATGGGAATGATGCCTCGTGCTGGTATGGAGGGGCCTAACATGGGTATGTGGTCTGAGCCTAACATGGGTGGTGGATGGGCGGGAGACGAGCATGGCTACAGAGCGGGAGAGTCGAGTTATGGGGAAGAAGCTGTATCTGATCATCAGTATGGAGAAGAAAGCCGTGATAGAGGGGCTTGGCCTAGTAACAAAGAAAAAGATAGAGGCTCAGAACGAAATTGGTCTGGTTCTTCAGACAGAAGACATAGAGATGATAGAGAACCTTCTTATGAAAGAGATAAGGCTAGAGATAAGAATACAGGGCATGATGATGATTGGCAAGAGGAGAGGCGACACCAAGATGATAGAGACGTTGGACGAGAGAGTGTGAGAGAGAGGGATCGTGACCACAGTCGCACACGCTCTAGAGATCGTGACCGTGACCTTGAGAAGGATCGAGGTAGTGGACGGGAGCGTGACCGTCATAGGGATGATAGAGATAGATATGGTGATCATCATAGGTACAAGGACCGTGAGCAAGAATATGATGATGAATGGGACAGGGGAAGATCATCAAGGAGACACACCAAATCACGGTTACCGCAAGAAGATGATTCACGGTCAAGATCACGGGATCTAGATTATGAAAAGAGGCGTCGTCTGACCACTGATTAA